The Hyphomonas sediminis genome contains the following window.
GAAGGCATGGCAGCAACAGCATCCGTAGAAGCGGGCGAAACAATCCCGCAAGCCGCTTCCAGCTCCCGCAGGAACGCCTTCGCGCTCGACAGGCGGCGCTCCGGCGAGCCACCCATGCCGGAATGGACGAGCTTTGAATCCGGGCGCAGCTTCAGCTGGCTCGGCCGCGTGCGGACGATCTGCATCAGCTTCTGCGGGTCCATAATGGTGTCTGTGCGGAAGGTGAAAACAGCGCCCTTCTCGCCAGCGTCCAGCTTGGCAATGCCCAGCGCCTTGCAGGAAACCTTGATCGCCGTCACGTCCAGCAGCTGGCGCGTTGCATCCGGCAGCGGGCCGAACCGGTCGATCAGCTCGGCAGCAAAGGCTTCGCGGTCCTGCGCGGTCACGATGTCCGACAGGCGGCGATAGAGCGACAGGCGGACATTGAGATCGTCCACATAGTCTTCCGGGATGAGCACGGCGACGCCGAGATTGATCTGCGGCGACCAGTCGTCCGCCACATCGCCCTCATCGGTGGCGCCTGCGCGCAGGGCTTTGACCGCGTCTTCCAGCATCGACTGGTAAAGCTCCACGCCAACCTCTTTCACCTGGCCGGACTGCTGGTCGCCCAGCAGGTTGCCCGCGCCGCGCATATCGAGGTCGTGGCTGGCGAGCTGGAAACCCGCGCCAAGGGAGTCGAGCGACTGCAGCACCTTGAGGCGTTTCTCGGCGCTCTCGGTGATGACCTTATCCTTCGGCGTCGTGAAGTACGCATACGCACGAAGCTTCGAGCGGCCCACGCGTCCACGCAGCTGGTAAAGCTGGGCAAGGCCGAACATGTCGGCGCGGTGTATGATCAGCGTATTGGCGCGCGGAATATCAAGACCGCTTTCAACGATGGTGGTCGAGAGCAGAACGTCATACTTGCCTTCATAGAAGGCGGTCATGATGTCTTCCAGCTCGCCCGCCGCCATCTGGCCGTGGGCCACGATGAAGGAAACTTCAGGCACATGCGTGCGCAGGAAGTTTTCCAGCTTGTCGAGATCGGTAATGCGCGGCGCCACATAAAACGCCTGCCCGCCGCGATACTTCTCGCGCAGCAGCGCTTCGCGCAGCGTGACGGTGTCTTCCTCGGTGATGTAGGTGCGCACCGAAAGCCGGTCGACCGGCGGCGTGGCGATGATCGAAAGATCGCGGATGCCCGTCAGCGCCATTTGCAGCGTCCGCGGAATGGGCGTTGCCGAAAGCGTGAGGACGTGTACGTCCGATTTCAGCTCTTTCAGGCGCTCCTTGTGCTTCACACCGAACCGCTGTTCCTCGTCCACGATCATCAGGCCAAGGCGCTTGAAATTCATTTCCTTGGCGAGCACGGCATGCGTGCCGACCACTACGTCGACCGTACCTTCGGCCAGGCCGTCACGCGTTTCCACCGCTTCGCGCGTGCTGACAAAGCGCGAGAGCGGGCGCACCTTGATGGGCCAGCCGGCGAAGCGTTCTTCAAAGGTCTTGAAATGCTGACGGGCGAGCAGCGTCGTCGGCGCAATCACGGCCACCTGCTTGCCGCTCATGGCCGCGACGAAGGCGGCGCGCAGGGCGACCTCTGTCTTGCCGAAGCCCACATCGCCGCAGACGAGACGGTCCATCGGCTTGCCGGAGGAAAGATCGCTGATCACGTCCTCGATGGCGGACAGCTGGTCGTCGGTTTCCTCATATGGGAACCGCGCGGCGAATTCTTCATAGAGGCCCTGCCCGCTCTGAACGGACTCGGCGCGTTTCAGCTCGCGGGCCGCTGCGATGTTCATCAGCTCGGCGGCCATCTCCAGGATGCGCTTCTTGGCCTTGGCCTTGCGCGTCTGCCAGCTGACGCCGCCCAGCTTGTCGAGCTGGCCTTCGGCATCCTCGGAGCCATAGCGGCTGATGAGATCAATGTTCTCTACCGGGATGAAAATCATGTCGCCGCCCGAATATTCGAGCTGCAAGCAGTCATGCGGCGCGCCGGTCACTTCCAGCGTCTTGAGGCCGACATATTTGCCCACGCCATGATCGACGTGCACGACAAGATCGCCCGGCGTCAGCGAGGTGGCATCCGTTATGAAGCTCGCCGATTTGCGCTTCCGGCGCGGGGCAGCCAGACGGTCGCCCAGAACATCCGCCTCGGAAATCATGGCGATGCCCGGCAGGCTGAAGCCTTCCTCGATGGGCACTTCGGCAACCGTGAAGTCCGTCTTCATGGCCGCGTCCATCGTGTGGACCTGCGCGAGGCCTTTCAGGCCGTGATCGGTCAGCACGTTGATGAGGCGGTCTGCCGAGCCGGTCGACCAGGCGGCGAAGACCACCGGCTTGCCGGACGCATACAGCGTGCGCGCATGGGCGATCACAGTCTCGAAGATGTTTTCGTCCGAACGCAGACGTTCAGGCGCAAAGTCCCGCCCCCGGCGCCCGCCCATGTCGAATGTGTTGGGCGAAGGCTCAGACGGCGAAAACCGCACCACGGCATGGGTCGCCAGCAGGTTGTCGAGTTCTTCAAGGTCGAGATAGAGGCGCCCCGGCGGCAGCACGCGCGCCTTGCGGATGTCGCCGCCGCCCGCCTCAAGACGCGCCGCGTAATAGTCCGCCGCCTGCGCAAGACGCTCATGCGCCGCTTCGCTGGAAAGGTGGCCCAGGCCGATCAGCGCGTCTTCGCCGATATAGCCGAACAGTGTGTCGAGATAGGGATGGAACAGCGCGAGCCAGGATTCCACGCCCTGCCGGCGGATCGAGGCGCGGGCCGCCTCATACATCTGGTCGCCGGATGGGGGACCGAACGTCTCCAGGAACCGGTCGCGGAAGGCGGCCAGCACATTGTCATTGAACAGGATCTCACTGACCGGCGCGAAGGTGACCGCCTCGGCCTTGCCGGTGGAGCGCTGGGTTTCGGTATCGAAGGTGCGGATGGTCTCCAGCACGTCGCCAAAGAAGTCGAGCCGGAAGGGCTCCTGCGCTGTGGGCGGGAAAATGTCGATGATGCCGCCGCGCACCGCATACTCGCCCTGCTCACGCACGGTGCCCGAGCGGATATAGCCGTTGAAGGCGAGATATTCGGTGAGGTCGTCCGCCTTCACCGTTTCGCCGGTGCGGATCGAGAGGGAGGCTTTCTTCAGCGTCTCCAGCGGCGCGGCGCGCTGCACCAGCGAACCTGCCGTGGTGATCACCAGCAGCGGGCCCTGCGATTTCTCATAGCGCGAGATGCGCGCCAGGCCCGCGCAGCGGCGGGCGGCAACAGCCGGCGTCGGGCTGATCCGGTCATAGGGCAGCACGTCCCAGCCCGGCAGGTCCACCTGCTCCAGTCGCGGCGCCGCAAACAGCGCCATGCGCCGCGCAGCCTGCGCCAGCCGGTCGTCGCGCGCCACGTAAACGCCGATGCCGCCGCGCTTCTGAAGCGCTTCGCAGAAGACGATCAGGTCGGCGCCAAACGGCGCTCCGGCAAAAGCGGTTGGTCCGCTCGAGGATGAAAGGACATCAGCGGGTGTCATGGGCATCTCGTTCTGGGTGGCCGCCCGGATGGATCAACCACCGCGTGGGGCGTAGCGGAAGGCGATCAGCTGGTCCAGCACCGGACCCTGATAGTTGGCCGGAACAGGCTCCCGGCTCACAAGCCAGGCAAACATTTCCCAGTCGGCCACGTCGAGCAGGCGTTCGAACTCGTCGAGCCCGGCCTCGTCCAGCGAATCAAGATGCGCGTCGGCAAAGCTGCCGATGAGGAGGTCCAGCTCCCGGAAGCCCCGGCGCCAGGCGCGGAATTTGAGCTTGCTGCGGCGAGAGTCTTCCATGACGCCTCTGGTCCTTCTGCGGGCAGAAAAACTCCAACGCCGTTGGAGTTTCCTTGGAGGAAAATGGCCGCTCGTTGGAGGAACGGTTGGAGTTTTTTCGGCACTTATCCACGGGACAGGCGCGCGGCTATCCACCTAGTTTCGCTGCTGGCGAAAGGCAATTGAAACGCCGCAGATTGTTCCGCGCCGCCCAGCCGCCTAAACTCCCCCCGATGCGTGACGAGCGACTGAATCCCCTGTTTGAACGGCTTGAAACGCTCTCG
Protein-coding sequences here:
- the mfd gene encoding transcription-repair coupling factor, producing the protein MTPADVLSSSSGPTAFAGAPFGADLIVFCEALQKRGGIGVYVARDDRLAQAARRMALFAAPRLEQVDLPGWDVLPYDRISPTPAVAARRCAGLARISRYEKSQGPLLVITTAGSLVQRAAPLETLKKASLSIRTGETVKADDLTEYLAFNGYIRSGTVREQGEYAVRGGIIDIFPPTAQEPFRLDFFGDVLETIRTFDTETQRSTGKAEAVTFAPVSEILFNDNVLAAFRDRFLETFGPPSGDQMYEAARASIRRQGVESWLALFHPYLDTLFGYIGEDALIGLGHLSSEAAHERLAQAADYYAARLEAGGGDIRKARVLPPGRLYLDLEELDNLLATHAVVRFSPSEPSPNTFDMGGRRGRDFAPERLRSDENIFETVIAHARTLYASGKPVVFAAWSTGSADRLINVLTDHGLKGLAQVHTMDAAMKTDFTVAEVPIEEGFSLPGIAMISEADVLGDRLAAPRRKRKSASFITDATSLTPGDLVVHVDHGVGKYVGLKTLEVTGAPHDCLQLEYSGGDMIFIPVENIDLISRYGSEDAEGQLDKLGGVSWQTRKAKAKKRILEMAAELMNIAAARELKRAESVQSGQGLYEEFAARFPYEETDDQLSAIEDVISDLSSGKPMDRLVCGDVGFGKTEVALRAAFVAAMSGKQVAVIAPTTLLARQHFKTFEERFAGWPIKVRPLSRFVSTREAVETRDGLAEGTVDVVVGTHAVLAKEMNFKRLGLMIVDEEQRFGVKHKERLKELKSDVHVLTLSATPIPRTLQMALTGIRDLSIIATPPVDRLSVRTYITEEDTVTLREALLREKYRGGQAFYVAPRITDLDKLENFLRTHVPEVSFIVAHGQMAAGELEDIMTAFYEGKYDVLLSTTIVESGLDIPRANTLIIHRADMFGLAQLYQLRGRVGRSKLRAYAYFTTPKDKVITESAEKRLKVLQSLDSLGAGFQLASHDLDMRGAGNLLGDQQSGQVKEVGVELYQSMLEDAVKALRAGATDEGDVADDWSPQINLGVAVLIPEDYVDDLNVRLSLYRRLSDIVTAQDREAFAAELIDRFGPLPDATRQLLDVTAIKVSCKALGIAKLDAGEKGAVFTFRTDTIMDPQKLMQIVRTRPSQLKLRPDSKLVHSGMGGSPERRLSSAKAFLRELEAACGIVSPASTDAVAAMPSRKAAAPEDKWAKPMKSGLLSED
- a CDS encoding succinate dehydrogenase assembly factor 2 yields the protein MEDSRRSKLKFRAWRRGFRELDLLIGSFADAHLDSLDEAGLDEFERLLDVADWEMFAWLVSREPVPANYQGPVLDQLIAFRYAPRGG